A genomic stretch from Chaetodon auriga isolate fChaAug3 chromosome 17, fChaAug3.hap1, whole genome shotgun sequence includes:
- the LOC143335345 gene encoding progranulin-like, which translates to MLRTALCVFAALLAAPFASCSNTCPDGNVCSDLDTCCMTRHGYSCCPYPNAVCCSDLAHCCPSGFRCNLVTQMCEKEHQPWLSIPMVRKAVEEPSPPVRPVSSLQEPENNHVSDQHRSSVVYCDGYTVCPDGTTCCRHPKGAWFCCPYSPGRCCLDGFHCCPYGFDCDYTYTHCVRQGLRYPFSPKQALSSVPATLISAPQDKSSLQERPMAALTEASSNNHEAGVIRCDSKFFCAQGTSCCKGSGGQWSCCPYQLGQCCADGQHCCDYGYNCNPTSLSCGKRLSQIPSGPLERAKTD; encoded by the exons ATGTTGAGGACAGCTCTGTGCGTGTTCGCGGCGCTGCTGGCGGCGCCCTTCGCGTCCTGCTCCAATACATGTCCTGACGGGAATGTCTGCTCGGATTTGGACACCTGCTGCATGACTCGGCATGGCTACAGCTGCTGTCCATACCCAAAT GCcgtctgctgctctgacttGGCCCACTGCTGTCCTTCCGGGTTTCGTTGTAACCTGGTCACCCAGATGTGTGAGAAAGAGCACCAGCCGTGGCTGAGCATACCCATGGTGAGGAAGGCTGTGGAGGAACCAAGCCCTCCAGTCCGACCTGTATCAAGCCTCCAGGAGCCTGAAAACAACCACGTCTCGGATCAACACAGGAGCTCAGTAGTCTATTGTGACGGCTACACCGTCTGTCCCGACGGCACCACCTGCTGCAGACACCCAAAAGGCGCCTGGTTCTGCTGCCCTTACTCTCCC ggCAGGTGTTGTCTGGATGGCTTCCACTGTTGCCCTTACGGCTTCGACTGTGACTACACTTACACGCACTGTGTGAGGCAGGGCCTGAGATATCCTTTCTCCCCCAAACAAGCTCTGTCTTCAGTCCCTGCCACTCTCATCTCTGCTCCACAGGACAAGAGCAGCCTGCAAGAG AGGCCAATGGCAGCTCTAACAGAAGCCAGCAGCAACAACCACGAGGCTGGAGTGATTCGCTGTGATTCCAAGTTTTTCTGCGCACAAGGGACAAGTTGCTGCAAAGGATCCGGTGGCCAATGGAGCTGCTGTCCCTACCAGCTG GGTCAGTGTTGTGCGGACGGTCAGCACTGCTGTGATTATGGATATAATTGCAACCCCACCTCCTTGTCATGCGGGAAGAGGCTCTCTCAGATTCCCTCAGGACCACTGGAACGTGCCAAAACAGACTGA
- the ankrd28a gene encoding serine/threonine-protein phosphatase 6 regulatory ankyrin repeat subunit A isoform X2, translating to MVKLLLSRGANINAFDKKDRRAIHWGAYMGHLEVVKLLVASGAEVDCKDKKAYTPLHAAASSGMSSTVHYLLSLGVHVNEVNAYGNTPLHLACYNGQDVVVSELIEAGANVNQVNERGFSALHFASSSRQGALCQELLLAHGAHINMRSKDRKTPLHMAATHGRFSCSQALIQNGAEIDCEDKSRNTALHIAARCGHELIITALIKHGANIAKRGIHGMFPLHLAALSGFSDCCRKLLSSGFDINTPDDFGRTCLHAAAAGGNLECLNLLLNIGADFNSKDNFGRTPLHYASANCNYQCVFALVGSGASINELDQRGCSPLHYSAAADTDGKCVEYLLRNDADAGVRDKQGYSAVHYASAYGRTLCLELMASETPLDVLMETSATDILSDSESRAPVSPLHLAAYHGHCGALEVLLSSLLEVDVCSPEGRTPLSLACSRGHQECVSLLLHHGSSPMTCDYTHKKTAIHAAAMNGHPECLRLLMSNNDQHINVDAQDINGQTPLMLAVLNGHTECVYSLLSQGASVEIQDRWGRTALHRGAVTGQEECVEALLHRGASVCVRDIRGRSPLHLASACGRVGALGALLQASTTTTTTTTSHPHAHLTDNQGYTPLHWACYNGYDACVEVLLDQEVFKKIKGNSFSPLHCAVMNDNEGVAEMLIDSLGTTIVNTTDSKGRTPLHAAAFSDHVECVSLLLSHGAQANVVDTHLRRTPLMMAALNGQTNTVEVFVSSAKADLTLQDTQRNTALHLACSKGHETSALLILEKIGDRNLINCTNAALQTPLHVAARKGLTVVVQELLGKGASVLAVDENGYTPALSCAPNRDVADCLALILNSMMPTSPMVTIAALPALSLTQTVINHHPTNNHVSKGVAFDTPPPLRPDHASYCRPERPLSSADDEMNDSDSETY from the exons ATGGTGAAGTTGCTGCTGTCCAGAGGAGCCAACATTAATGCATTTGACAAGAAGGACAGGAGAGCCATCCACTGGGGAGCCTACATGG gACACCTGGAGGTGGTGAAATTATTGGTGGCCAGTGGAGCAGAAGTCGACTGCAAGGACAAGAAAGCCTACACTCCACTCCATGCAGCCGCCTCCAGTGGCATGAGCAGCACAGTGCACTACCTGCTGAGCCTGGGGGTCCAC GTCAATGAAGTGAACGCCTATGGCAACACTCCACTCCATTTGGCCTGCTACAACGGACAGGATGTGGTGGTCAGTGAGCTCATCGAGGCAGGGGCCAACGTcaatcag GTGAACGAGAGGGGTTTTTCCGCTCTCCACTTTGCCTCCTCCTCACGCCAGGGGGCGCTGTGCCAGGAGCTGCTGTTGGCCCACGGAGCTCACATCAACATGCGG AGTAAGGATCGGAAGACTCCCCTCCACATGGCAGCTACTCATGGAAGGTTCTCCTGCTCACAGGCCCTCATTCAAAATG gagctGAGATTGATTGTGAGGACAAGAGCAGAAACACTGCCCTTCACATTGCTGCCCGTTGTGGCCATGAGCTCATCATCACAGCACTCATCAAACACGGAGCCAACATCGCCAA GAGAGGCATTCACGGGATGTTCCCTCTACACCTGGCAGCTCTCAGCGGCTTCTCAGATtgctgcaggaagctgctgtcCTCAG GGTTTGACATCAACACCCCTGATGACTTTGGAAGGACCTGTctacatgctgctgcagctggagg GAACCTGGAGTGTCTGAACCTACTGTTAAACATAGGAGCAGATTTTAACAGCAAAGACAACTTTGGAAG GACTCCACTACACTATGCATCAGCCAACTGTAActaccagtgtgtgtttgccttgGTGGGCTCTGGGGCAAGCATCAATGAGCTGGACCAGCGGGGCTGCAGCCCCCTGCACtactctgctgcagctgacactGATGGAAA atgTGTGGAATACCTGTTGAGGAACGATGCTGATGCAGGAGTGAGAGACAAGCAGGGTTACAGTGCAGTACATTATGCCTCGGCCTACGGGCGCACGCTCTGCCTGGAACTG ATGGCGAGTGAGACACCTCTTGATGTG TTAATGGAAACATCTGCAACAGACATCCTGAGTGACTCAGAGAGCCGGGCACCCGTCAGTCCACTCCACCTGGCG GCTTACCACGGACACTGTGGGGCTTTAGAAGTTCTCTTGTCGTCCCTGCTGGAAGTGGATGTTTGCAGCCCGGAGGGCCGGACCCCCCTAAGTCTGGCCTGCTCCAGGGGTCATCAGGAGTGTGTCTCTCTACTGCTGCACCATGGCTCCTCACCCATGACCTGtgactacacacacaaaaagacagccATACATGCTGCAG CTATGAATGGCCACCCAGAGTGCCTGCGCCTGCTCATGAGCAACAACGACCAACACATTAATGTGGATGCACAAGACATCAACggaca GACTCCTCTGATGTTGGCAGTGCTGAATGgacacacagagtgtgtgtactCTCTTCTCAGTCAAGGAGCCAGTGTAGAGATTCAGGACCGTTGGGGGAGGACGGCACTACACCGAGGG gcGGTGACAGGTCaggaggagtgtgtggaggCCCTCCTCCACCGGGGGgctagtgtgtgtgtcagagacatCCGGGGCCGCTCCCCTCTCCACCTGGCATCCGCCTGTGGCCGTGTGGGTGCCCTGGGTGCCCTGCTGCAggccagcaccaccaccaccaccaccaccacctcacacCCTCACGCACACCTCACTGACAACCAGGGCTACACCCCACTGCACTGGGCCTGCTACAACG GATATGATGCTTGTGTGGAGGTGTTGTTAGACCAGGAGGTGTTCAAGAAGATTAAGGGCAACTCTTTCAGTCctctgcactgtgctgt tatgaACGATAACGAGGGAGTGGCTGAGATGTTAATTGACTCCCTGGGCACAACTATCGTCAATACCACTGACTCTAAGGGCAG GACCCCCCTTCACGCTGCAGCTTTCTCCGACCACGTGGAGTGCGTCTCCCTTCTGTTGAGCCACGGAGCTCAGGCAAACGTAGTCGACACACACTTGCGCAGGACACCGCTGATGATGGCCGCTCTCAACGGACAGACCAATACTGTGG AGGTGTTTGTGAGCAGTGCTAAAGCAGACTTGACACTACAGGAtacacagaggaacacagcaTTACATCTGGCATGCAGCAAG GGTCACGAGACGAGTGCCTTGTTGATTTTGGAGAAGATCGGCGACAGAAACCTCATCAACTGCACTAATGCTGCTCTCCAGAC GCCCTTGCACGTTGCAGCCAGGAAGGGACTGACGGTGGTGGTCCAGGAGCTGCTGGGGAAAGGAGCCAGTGTGTTAGCAGTGGATGAGAACG GTTACactccagctctgtcctgcGCTCCCAACCGTGATGTGGCTGACTGCCTGGCGCTCATCCTCAACTCCATGATGCCCACCTCCCCTATGGTCACCATAGCAGCTTTGCCTGCGCTTTCTCTAACTCAGACAGTCATCAACCACCACCCCACCAACAACCACGTCTCCAAAGGTGTGGCCTTTGACACCCCACCCCCTCTGAGGCCTGACCATGCCTCCTACTGCAGGCCGGAGCGCCCGCTGTCCTCTGCGGACGATGAAATGAATGACTCGGATTCAGAGACATACTGA
- the ankrd28a gene encoding serine/threonine-protein phosphatase 6 regulatory ankyrin repeat subunit A isoform X1 translates to MRSERASRVCIVVLEEVEEDEPSSSPPPPRPKSSPDRRSHHASRRAAAQEDKPSLLRAIFNVDPDEVRSLIFKKEDVNIQDNEKRTPLHAAAYLGDAEIIELLILSGARVNAKDNKWLTPLHRAVASCSEDAVAVLLKHSADVNARDKNWQTPLHVAASNKAVRCAEALVPLLSNVNVSDRAGRTALHHAAFSGHVEMVKLLLSRGANINAFDKKDRRAIHWGAYMGHLEVVKLLVASGAEVDCKDKKAYTPLHAAASSGMSSTVHYLLSLGVHVNEVNAYGNTPLHLACYNGQDVVVSELIEAGANVNQVNERGFSALHFASSSRQGALCQELLLAHGAHINMRSKDRKTPLHMAATHGRFSCSQALIQNGAEIDCEDKSRNTALHIAARCGHELIITALIKHGANIAKRGIHGMFPLHLAALSGFSDCCRKLLSSGFDINTPDDFGRTCLHAAAAGGNLECLNLLLNIGADFNSKDNFGRTPLHYASANCNYQCVFALVGSGASINELDQRGCSPLHYSAAADTDGKCVEYLLRNDADAGVRDKQGYSAVHYASAYGRTLCLELMASETPLDVLMETSATDILSDSESRAPVSPLHLAAYHGHCGALEVLLSSLLEVDVCSPEGRTPLSLACSRGHQECVSLLLHHGSSPMTCDYTHKKTAIHAAAMNGHPECLRLLMSNNDQHINVDAQDINGQTPLMLAVLNGHTECVYSLLSQGASVEIQDRWGRTALHRGAVTGQEECVEALLHRGASVCVRDIRGRSPLHLASACGRVGALGALLQASTTTTTTTTSHPHAHLTDNQGYTPLHWACYNGYDACVEVLLDQEVFKKIKGNSFSPLHCAVMNDNEGVAEMLIDSLGTTIVNTTDSKGRTPLHAAAFSDHVECVSLLLSHGAQANVVDTHLRRTPLMMAALNGQTNTVEVFVSSAKADLTLQDTQRNTALHLACSKGHETSALLILEKIGDRNLINCTNAALQTPLHVAARKGLTVVVQELLGKGASVLAVDENGYTPALSCAPNRDVADCLALILNSMMPTSPMVTIAALPALSLTQTVINHHPTNNHVSKGVAFDTPPPLRPDHASYCRPERPLSSADDEMNDSDSETY, encoded by the exons ATGCGGTCAGAGCGGGCTAGCCGTGTGTGTATCgtggtgctggaggaggtggaggaggatgagccCTCCTCTTCGCCCCCACCTCCTCGGCCCAAATCATCCCCAGACCGCAGATCCCATCATGCCTCTCGAAGGGCTGCCGCTCAGGAGGACAAG CCGTCTCTGTTAAGAGCCATCTTCAATGTGGACCCAGATGAAGTTCGCTCCCTCATATTCAAGAAGGAGGACGTGAACATTCAG GACAATGAGAAGCGAACGCCTCTGCACGCTGCAGCCTACCTGGGAGACGCTGAGATCATTGAACTGCTTATCCTCTCAG GAGCCAGAGTTAATGCCAAAGACAACAAGTGGTTGACTCCTCTTCACCGAGCTGTCGCCTCTTGTAGTGAG GATGCAGTGGcagtgctgctgaaacacagcgCAGATGTTAACGCCCGGGACAAGAACTGGCAGACGCCGCTCCATGTTGCAGCTAGCAACAAGGCGGTACGCTGCGCCGAGGCATTGGTCCCGCTGCTAAGCAATGTCAACGTGTCCGACCGGGCGGGACGCACTGCCCTGCACCACGCTGCCTTCAGTGGACATGTAGAG ATGGTGAAGTTGCTGCTGTCCAGAGGAGCCAACATTAATGCATTTGACAAGAAGGACAGGAGAGCCATCCACTGGGGAGCCTACATGG gACACCTGGAGGTGGTGAAATTATTGGTGGCCAGTGGAGCAGAAGTCGACTGCAAGGACAAGAAAGCCTACACTCCACTCCATGCAGCCGCCTCCAGTGGCATGAGCAGCACAGTGCACTACCTGCTGAGCCTGGGGGTCCAC GTCAATGAAGTGAACGCCTATGGCAACACTCCACTCCATTTGGCCTGCTACAACGGACAGGATGTGGTGGTCAGTGAGCTCATCGAGGCAGGGGCCAACGTcaatcag GTGAACGAGAGGGGTTTTTCCGCTCTCCACTTTGCCTCCTCCTCACGCCAGGGGGCGCTGTGCCAGGAGCTGCTGTTGGCCCACGGAGCTCACATCAACATGCGG AGTAAGGATCGGAAGACTCCCCTCCACATGGCAGCTACTCATGGAAGGTTCTCCTGCTCACAGGCCCTCATTCAAAATG gagctGAGATTGATTGTGAGGACAAGAGCAGAAACACTGCCCTTCACATTGCTGCCCGTTGTGGCCATGAGCTCATCATCACAGCACTCATCAAACACGGAGCCAACATCGCCAA GAGAGGCATTCACGGGATGTTCCCTCTACACCTGGCAGCTCTCAGCGGCTTCTCAGATtgctgcaggaagctgctgtcCTCAG GGTTTGACATCAACACCCCTGATGACTTTGGAAGGACCTGTctacatgctgctgcagctggagg GAACCTGGAGTGTCTGAACCTACTGTTAAACATAGGAGCAGATTTTAACAGCAAAGACAACTTTGGAAG GACTCCACTACACTATGCATCAGCCAACTGTAActaccagtgtgtgtttgccttgGTGGGCTCTGGGGCAAGCATCAATGAGCTGGACCAGCGGGGCTGCAGCCCCCTGCACtactctgctgcagctgacactGATGGAAA atgTGTGGAATACCTGTTGAGGAACGATGCTGATGCAGGAGTGAGAGACAAGCAGGGTTACAGTGCAGTACATTATGCCTCGGCCTACGGGCGCACGCTCTGCCTGGAACTG ATGGCGAGTGAGACACCTCTTGATGTG TTAATGGAAACATCTGCAACAGACATCCTGAGTGACTCAGAGAGCCGGGCACCCGTCAGTCCACTCCACCTGGCG GCTTACCACGGACACTGTGGGGCTTTAGAAGTTCTCTTGTCGTCCCTGCTGGAAGTGGATGTTTGCAGCCCGGAGGGCCGGACCCCCCTAAGTCTGGCCTGCTCCAGGGGTCATCAGGAGTGTGTCTCTCTACTGCTGCACCATGGCTCCTCACCCATGACCTGtgactacacacacaaaaagacagccATACATGCTGCAG CTATGAATGGCCACCCAGAGTGCCTGCGCCTGCTCATGAGCAACAACGACCAACACATTAATGTGGATGCACAAGACATCAACggaca GACTCCTCTGATGTTGGCAGTGCTGAATGgacacacagagtgtgtgtactCTCTTCTCAGTCAAGGAGCCAGTGTAGAGATTCAGGACCGTTGGGGGAGGACGGCACTACACCGAGGG gcGGTGACAGGTCaggaggagtgtgtggaggCCCTCCTCCACCGGGGGgctagtgtgtgtgtcagagacatCCGGGGCCGCTCCCCTCTCCACCTGGCATCCGCCTGTGGCCGTGTGGGTGCCCTGGGTGCCCTGCTGCAggccagcaccaccaccaccaccaccaccacctcacacCCTCACGCACACCTCACTGACAACCAGGGCTACACCCCACTGCACTGGGCCTGCTACAACG GATATGATGCTTGTGTGGAGGTGTTGTTAGACCAGGAGGTGTTCAAGAAGATTAAGGGCAACTCTTTCAGTCctctgcactgtgctgt tatgaACGATAACGAGGGAGTGGCTGAGATGTTAATTGACTCCCTGGGCACAACTATCGTCAATACCACTGACTCTAAGGGCAG GACCCCCCTTCACGCTGCAGCTTTCTCCGACCACGTGGAGTGCGTCTCCCTTCTGTTGAGCCACGGAGCTCAGGCAAACGTAGTCGACACACACTTGCGCAGGACACCGCTGATGATGGCCGCTCTCAACGGACAGACCAATACTGTGG AGGTGTTTGTGAGCAGTGCTAAAGCAGACTTGACACTACAGGAtacacagaggaacacagcaTTACATCTGGCATGCAGCAAG GGTCACGAGACGAGTGCCTTGTTGATTTTGGAGAAGATCGGCGACAGAAACCTCATCAACTGCACTAATGCTGCTCTCCAGAC GCCCTTGCACGTTGCAGCCAGGAAGGGACTGACGGTGGTGGTCCAGGAGCTGCTGGGGAAAGGAGCCAGTGTGTTAGCAGTGGATGAGAACG GTTACactccagctctgtcctgcGCTCCCAACCGTGATGTGGCTGACTGCCTGGCGCTCATCCTCAACTCCATGATGCCCACCTCCCCTATGGTCACCATAGCAGCTTTGCCTGCGCTTTCTCTAACTCAGACAGTCATCAACCACCACCCCACCAACAACCACGTCTCCAAAGGTGTGGCCTTTGACACCCCACCCCCTCTGAGGCCTGACCATGCCTCCTACTGCAGGCCGGAGCGCCCGCTGTCCTCTGCGGACGATGAAATGAATGACTCGGATTCAGAGACATACTGA
- the LOC143334885 gene encoding uncharacterized protein LOC143334885, which translates to MGQIEDLKIFVTERLHTAASEILGAIEKTMTDYEEQTCRLKEENDRHRSLLDMILKAKLPQKEAGHANQRSPAATSPCSSDSSPPRKARKGPGHSSDLQCVFTSRTDFLKFAAKGNCPYCLKTTEATETHLMRKHYLFAVHFTEGGKEKFVVPCMCKDRIQRRSHWHCPYCRKIIYRKCNFERHISKQHCYAILQQSQDAEVNQPSGSAFEEEAPLSPEPWCQQELSSLDQKDEKTSLLLQIKEEQEMSRLVSHPELQNSEQLQIKGEQIQNSQMGEQSLETDHTQYSAFNIVCVGSYIQDPTKINSEESSKGHPLCNSSAQPLEPQPDSGVGEIWQQAGEHQHNTDDKIEEWKTNHTPSGLKAPSSKRRKLVKRSLPPLSLNIKKSTQLSVSQNATGPHSCKACGKTFHYIYTLKTHAQAHAVDKTRMCGICGKRLESKESFVQHFQSHTKRNKCGICGKQFSNNSRLKQHRRFHGPKGLNVMSSV; encoded by the exons ATGGGTCAAATCGAAGACCTGAAAATATTTGTCACCGAGCGGCTTCACACCGCTGCTTCAGAAATATTAGGCGCTATCGAAAAAACTATGACGGACTACGAGGAGCAGACCTGCCGTTTGAAGGAAGAAAACGACCGCCATCGTTCTCTGCTGGACATGATCCTCAAAGCCAAGTTACCACAAAAAGAAG caggccATGCCAACCAAAGAAGCCCTGCTGCCACCAGCCCATGTTCATCAGATTCAAGTCCGCCCCGCAAGGCCAGAAAAGGCCCCGGCCATTCCAGTG attTGCAGTGTGTCTTCACATCACGCACCGACTTTCTAAAGTTTGCAGCCAAAGGCAACTGTCCCTACTGTCTGAAGACAACTGAAGCCACTGAGACGCACCTAATGAGGAAGCATTATCTATTTGCTGTACATTTTACTGAGGGTGGCAAAG aAAAATTTGTTGTACCGTGTATGTGCAAAGACCGGATCCAGCGCAGAAGTCACTGGCACTGCCCATATTGCAGGAAGATCATTTATCGGAAATGTAACTTTGAGCGGCACATATCTAAACAACATT GCTATGCAATACTGCAGCAAAGCCAAGATGCAG AGGTCAATCAGCCCTCTGGCTCTGCCTTTGAGGAGGAGGCTCCCCTGAGTCCTGAACCCTGGTGTCAGCAGGAGCTCAGCAGTCTGGACCAGAAGGACGAAAAGACCTCGCTGCTGCTTCaaattaaagaggaacaggaaatgTCGAGACTAG TGAGTCATCCTGAGCTGCAGAACTCAGAGCAACTGCAGATTAAAGGTGAGCAAATACAAAACAGTCAAATGGGAGAACAAAGTCTGGAGACCGATCACACCCAATACTCTGCCTTCAACATCGTCTGTGTGGGCAGTTATATTCAAGATCCCACTAAAATCAACAGTGAGGAAAGCAGCAAGGGACATCCTCTTTGTAATTCATCAGCTCAGCCTCTGGAACCTCAGCCTGATAGTGGAGTTGGTGAGATATGGCAGCAAGCAGGGGAACATCAGCACAACACTGACGACAAGATTGAGGAGTGGAAGACAAACCATACACCTTCAGGTTTGAAGGCACCCAGTTCAAAGAGGAGAAAGCTTGTGAAAAGATCTTTACCGCCCTTGAGTTTAAATATAAAGAAATCAACACAGTTATCTGTCAGTCAGAACGCCACAGGCCCTCATTCTTGTAAAGCCTGTGGAAAGACTTTTCATTACATATACACACTGAAgacacacgcacaagcacacgCAGTGGATAAAACTCGAATGTGTGGAATTTGTGGAAAACGTTTAGAGTCCAAAGAGAGTTTTGTCCAGCACTTTCAAAgccacacaaagagaaacaaatgtgGTATATGTGGCAAACAGTTTTCTAATAATTCCCGTCTCAAACAGCATAGGAGATTTCACGGACCAAAGGGTCTTAATGTCATGTCTTCAGTTTGA